One window from the genome of Erwinia sorbitola encodes:
- the syd gene encoding SecY-interacting protein: MIEETSQALRDFSQRYCDLWQQTYGHAPASAALHGIPSSCVLESHEDEIWWQPQPFTLAKNLDAVERALDISLQPSVTGFYTAQFAGDMAGTYQGKRVSLVQVWSEDDFVRVQENLIGHLVMKRRLKHSPTLFIATTDSELEVVSVCNLSGEVIIEQLGTQKREVIAPSVQNFLIQLQPLSEPS; encoded by the coding sequence ATGATCGAAGAAACCTCCCAGGCATTACGCGATTTTAGCCAGCGCTACTGCGATCTCTGGCAGCAAACGTACGGCCACGCGCCAGCCAGTGCCGCTTTGCACGGTATCCCCTCGTCCTGTGTGCTGGAAAGCCATGAGGATGAAATATGGTGGCAACCGCAGCCGTTTACGCTGGCGAAAAACCTTGATGCCGTTGAACGTGCGCTGGATATCAGCCTGCAACCTTCGGTAACCGGGTTCTATACCGCACAATTTGCGGGCGATATGGCGGGAACTTATCAAGGAAAAAGGGTGTCTCTGGTTCAGGTGTGGAGTGAAGACGACTTTGTGCGCGTGCAGGAAAATCTGATCGGGCATCTGGTGATGAAGCGTCGTCTGAAACATTCTCCTACGTTATTCATCGCAACCACCGACTCTGAACTTGAGGTGGTTTCGGTGTGTAATCTCAGCGGAGAGGTGATCATTGAGCAGTTAGGCACCCAAAAGCGCGAAGTGATCGCACCTTCTGTTCAGAACTTTCTTATTCAGTTACAACCCCTTAGCGAACCCTCATAA
- a CDS encoding YqcC family protein, whose product MSREQQVQERLLAIEVQLKQAGLWQAVAPNSEAFASTEPFCVDTMTPLQWLQWIFLPRMQALLDAGAPLPATLAIAPYYEVWLEGEIPQRALLLRCLNSFDQLFESEN is encoded by the coding sequence ATGAGCCGTGAACAACAGGTTCAGGAACGGTTGCTGGCTATTGAAGTTCAGCTTAAACAGGCTGGATTATGGCAGGCTGTCGCCCCAAATAGTGAGGCGTTTGCCAGCACAGAACCTTTCTGCGTCGACACGATGACGCCATTACAATGGCTGCAATGGATATTTCTGCCGCGTATGCAGGCCCTGCTGGATGCCGGCGCGCCGTTGCCAGCCACGCTGGCAATTGCTCCCTATTATGAAGTCTGGCTTGAGGGTGAGATCCCGCAGCGGGCGCTGCTGCTGCGCTGTTTAAACAGTTTTGACCAGTTGTTTGAGTCGGAAAACTGA
- the truC gene encoding tRNA pseudouridine(65) synthase TruC — translation MLEIIYQDQWLVAVNKPSGWLVHRSWLDRHETRFVMQTVRDQIGQHVFTVHRLDRPTSGVLLMALSSEVARLLSAQFEQHQLQKTYHAVVRGWLEGEETLDYALTEELDKIADKFSQPEKAPQEAVTHWRGLVTAELPVPVGPYQTSRYSLVEMKPETGRKHQLRRHMTHLRHPIIGDSAHGDLKQNRSAAANFGMNRLMLHASELTLTHPVTAEPLVLRAGLDAVWQTAMTQFSWQHCLPDIPRVEFTTETPQDSE, via the coding sequence ATGCTGGAGATTATTTATCAGGATCAGTGGCTGGTGGCAGTGAATAAACCCTCCGGCTGGCTGGTACATCGCAGCTGGCTGGATCGCCATGAAACTCGTTTTGTTATGCAGACGGTACGTGACCAGATTGGGCAGCATGTCTTTACCGTACATCGCCTCGACCGTCCAACATCCGGCGTGTTGCTGATGGCGTTATCGAGTGAGGTGGCGCGTTTACTGTCAGCTCAGTTTGAGCAGCATCAGTTACAGAAAACCTATCACGCAGTAGTCCGCGGCTGGCTGGAAGGCGAAGAGACGCTGGATTACGCGCTGACTGAAGAGCTGGATAAAATTGCGGATAAGTTCAGCCAGCCGGAAAAGGCTCCGCAGGAAGCGGTCACCCACTGGCGCGGGCTGGTGACAGCTGAACTGCCGGTTCCGGTCGGGCCTTACCAAACCTCGCGTTATTCGCTGGTTGAGATGAAGCCGGAAACCGGACGTAAGCACCAGCTGCGCCGCCATATGACCCATCTGCGACATCCGATTATTGGCGACAGCGCCCATGGCGATCTCAAGCAGAATCGCAGCGCTGCGGCGAATTTTGGTATGAATCGCCTGATGCTGCACGCCAGCGAACTGACTCTGACGCATCCGGTCACCGCAGAGCCGCTGGTGTTGCGTGCCGGGCTTGATGCGGTCTGGCAAACGGCGATGACGCAGTTCAGCTGGCAGCACTGTCTCCCTGATATTCCACGGGTTGAGTTCACGACGGAAACCCCGCAGGATAGTGAATAA
- a CDS encoding flavodoxin, translating into MAEVGIFVGTVYGNALLVAEEAEPLLAAAGHQVKIFEDPTLDEWQHYAQHVALVITSTTGQGDLPDSIASLFNGIKDKLGYQPTLRYGIIALGDSSYDEFCGAGKKFAELLQDQSAIRVGEMLMVDATENPEPEEVTSPWVEQWARLIG; encoded by the coding sequence ATGGCTGAGGTAGGGATTTTTGTTGGTACCGTTTACGGTAATGCCCTGTTGGTGGCGGAAGAGGCTGAACCGCTGCTGGCTGCTGCCGGTCATCAGGTGAAGATTTTTGAGGATCCTACGCTGGATGAGTGGCAGCACTATGCGCAGCATGTCGCACTGGTGATCACGTCAACTACCGGGCAGGGCGATTTGCCAGACAGCATCGCTTCGCTGTTCAACGGCATCAAAGATAAACTGGGTTACCAGCCCACCCTGCGCTACGGCATTATTGCGCTGGGTGACAGCAGCTATGATGAGTTCTGTGGCGCTGGTAAAAAGTTTGCTGAACTGTTGCAGGATCAAAGCGCTATCCGCGTGGGCGAGATGCTGATGGTCGATGCCACAGAGAACCCGGAGCCGGAAGAGGTTACCTCGCCCTGGGTTGAGCAGTGGGCCAGGCTGATTGGATAA
- the barA gene encoding two-component sensor histidine kinase BarA, with product MTKYSLRARMMILILAPTLMIGLMLSTFFVVNRYNELQSQLTDAGINIIEPLAVSSEYGMTFHSKESVRQLVSLLHRRHSDIVRSISVFDDHNQLFVTSNYHLAPDLLRLPDNTPLTSKYMKERHGNSVILRTPILSESYYPDESPGQDAKPNGNPLGYVAIELDLQSVRLQQYKEVFISTLLLLLCLCTAMLFAYRLMRDVTGPIRNMVSTVDRIRRGQLDSRVEGHMLGELDVLKNGINSMAMSLTAYHEEMQQNIDQATSDLRETLEQMEIQNVELDLAKKRAQEAARIKSEFLANMSHELRTPLNGVIGFTRQTLKTTLNSTQRDYLHTIERSANNLLSIINDVLDFSKLEAGKLILETIPFPLRATLDEVVVLLAQSAHEKGLELTLNIQSDVPDNAIGDPLRMQQIIVNLLGNAIKFTEHGNIDIRVEKRSLSNNRMELEVQIHDSGIGISEKQQSQLFQAFRQADASISRRHGGTGLGLVITQKLVNEMGGEISFHSRLNHGSTFWFHINLALNPNAASDPRVMDCIEGHHMAYVEPNATAAKALMEMLTATPMKISYSPSLNELPEAHYDVLLMGVPVADPQNLEITGEQLTPILQRADSVIMALPFQMQVYAEQLKARGVTACLIKPISMTRLIPVLVDHHYRDVPVPTERPLLPLRVMAVDDNPANLKLIGALLEEQVAHMVLCDSGEAAIKQARQQHLDIILMDIQMPEIDGIRASEAIRALPQHANTPIVAVTAHALDGEREQLTKAGMNDYLAKPIDEMKLSRLLARYTPGGKRLPPLVNEVPDSLDWALALRQAANKPDLARDLLQMLVDFLPEVQQLIEQYMAENNCTDLRDIIHKLHGSASYSGVPRMKKLCLELEKSLRKNEDISQAEPELFELLDEMQNVARLAKERLKL from the coding sequence ATGACCAAATACAGCCTGCGGGCTCGAATGATGATTTTGATTCTGGCACCGACGCTGATGATTGGGCTGATGCTCTCCACGTTTTTCGTCGTGAATCGTTATAACGAATTGCAGAGCCAGCTTACCGACGCGGGCATCAATATTATTGAGCCGCTGGCGGTATCCAGCGAATATGGCATGACCTTTCATAGCAAAGAGTCCGTGCGCCAGCTGGTCAGCCTGCTGCATCGCCGCCACTCAGATATAGTGCGATCGATTTCAGTTTTCGACGACCATAACCAGCTGTTTGTTACCTCTAACTACCATCTTGCACCTGATCTGCTGCGCCTGCCGGACAATACGCCGTTAACTTCAAAATATATGAAAGAGCGCCACGGCAACTCAGTGATCCTGCGTACGCCTATTCTTTCAGAAAGCTACTATCCGGATGAATCCCCAGGGCAGGATGCTAAACCCAACGGTAACCCCCTCGGCTATGTCGCCATTGAGCTGGATCTGCAATCAGTGAGGCTTCAGCAGTATAAAGAGGTGTTTATCTCCACCCTGCTTCTTCTGCTGTGCTTATGTACCGCTATGCTGTTTGCCTATCGCCTGATGCGCGATGTTACGGGGCCGATCCGTAATATGGTCAGCACCGTCGACCGTATTCGTCGTGGTCAGCTCGACAGCCGGGTGGAGGGGCATATGCTGGGCGAGCTGGACGTGCTGAAAAATGGCATTAACTCGATGGCAATGTCGCTTACCGCCTATCACGAGGAGATGCAGCAAAATATCGACCAGGCAACCTCCGATCTGCGCGAAACGCTGGAGCAGATGGAGATACAGAATGTCGAATTGGATCTGGCAAAAAAACGCGCTCAGGAAGCCGCGCGTATCAAATCAGAATTCCTTGCGAATATGTCCCACGAGCTGCGCACGCCATTAAATGGCGTTATCGGCTTTACCCGTCAGACGCTTAAAACCACGCTGAACTCTACCCAGCGCGACTATCTTCATACCATTGAACGTTCGGCCAATAATCTGTTGAGCATTATTAATGACGTTCTCGACTTCTCAAAACTGGAAGCCGGAAAACTCATTCTGGAAACCATCCCCTTCCCGCTGCGTGCCACGCTGGATGAAGTGGTGGTTCTGCTGGCGCAGTCTGCGCACGAGAAAGGGCTGGAGCTGACGCTCAATATTCAGAGTGACGTACCGGATAACGCCATCGGCGATCCGCTGCGGATGCAGCAAATTATCGTCAATCTGCTGGGTAACGCGATCAAGTTTACCGAGCACGGCAATATCGATATCCGCGTAGAGAAACGTTCACTCAGCAATAACCGTATGGAGCTGGAAGTTCAGATCCACGATAGCGGTATCGGCATCTCAGAGAAGCAGCAGTCGCAGCTATTCCAGGCATTCCGTCAGGCGGATGCCAGCATTTCGCGTCGCCACGGCGGTACCGGACTTGGTCTGGTGATCACCCAGAAGCTGGTGAATGAAATGGGCGGCGAAATCTCTTTCCACAGCCGGCTGAACCATGGTTCAACTTTCTGGTTCCACATCAATCTGGCTCTTAATCCGAACGCCGCCAGCGATCCCCGGGTGATGGATTGCATCGAAGGTCATCATATGGCCTATGTAGAGCCTAATGCCACGGCTGCTAAAGCGCTGATGGAAATGCTGACGGCGACGCCGATGAAAATCAGCTACAGCCCGTCGCTTAATGAACTGCCGGAAGCTCACTACGATGTGCTGCTGATGGGAGTGCCGGTGGCCGACCCGCAAAATCTTGAGATCACCGGAGAGCAGCTGACGCCGATTCTGCAACGCGCTGACAGCGTTATCATGGCTCTGCCATTCCAGATGCAGGTCTATGCGGAACAGCTTAAAGCACGTGGCGTTACCGCCTGCCTGATTAAACCCATCTCCATGACACGCCTTATCCCGGTTCTGGTCGACCATCACTACCGAGACGTTCCGGTACCTACCGAGCGGCCGCTTCTGCCGCTGCGCGTAATGGCGGTGGATGATAACCCTGCCAACCTGAAACTGATTGGCGCGTTGCTGGAAGAACAGGTAGCACATATGGTGCTGTGTGACAGCGGTGAGGCGGCTATTAAACAGGCACGTCAGCAGCATCTGGATATCATTTTGATGGATATTCAGATGCCGGAGATCGACGGTATACGTGCCAGTGAAGCGATCCGCGCCCTGCCGCAGCACGCCAATACGCCGATTGTGGCAGTGACGGCACACGCGCTGGACGGTGAGCGGGAGCAGTTAACTAAAGCCGGGATGAATGATTATCTCGCCAAACCCATTGATGAGATGAAACTTAGCCGGCTGCTGGCACGTTACACGCCTGGGGGCAAACGCTTGCCGCCGCTGGTCAATGAGGTACCCGACTCCCTCGACTGGGCGCTGGCGCTGCGTCAGGCGGCGAATAAACCCGATCTGGCGCGCGATCTGTTGCAGATGTTGGTGGATTTTTTACCGGAAGTGCAGCAGCTGATTGAGCAATATATGGCAGAAAACAACTGCACCGACCTGCGCGATATCATCCACAAACTGCACGGCAGCGCCAGTTACAGCGGTGTGCCGCGCATGAAAAAACTCTGCCTGGAGCTGGAAAAGAGTCTGCGTAAAAACGAGGATATTTCTCAGGCAGAACCCGAGTTGTTCGAACTGCTTGATGAGATGCAAAACGTCGCACGGCTGGCGAAAGAGCGACTAAAACTATAG
- the relA gene encoding GTP diphosphokinase: MVAVRSAHLNTAGEFALDQWITSLGISNQQSCERLADTWRYCETATKNHPDAALLLWRGVEMVEILSMLSMDNETLCAALLFPLADANVVSEEVLEEQHGKAIVSLVHGVRDMDAIRQLKATHNDSMASEQVDNVRRMLLAMVEDFRCVVIKLAERIAHLREVKDAPEDERVLAAKECTNIYAPLANRLGIGQLKWELEDFCFRYLHPDEYKRIAKLLHERRIDREEYIDTFVQSLRTEIVKEGVKAEVYGRPKHIYSIWRKMQKKSLAFDELFDVRAVRIVAERLQDCYGALGIVHTLYRHLPSEFDDYVANPKPNGYQSIHTVVLGPKGKTVEIQIRTRQMHEDAELGVAAHWKYKEGAASGSARGASGHEERIAWLRKLITWQEEMADSGELLDEVRSQVFDDRVYVFTPKGDVVDLPAGSTPLDFAYHIHSDIGHRCIGAKIGGRIVPFTYQLQMGDQIDIITQKQPNPSRDWLNPNLGYVTTSRGRSKIHAWFRKQDRDKNIIAGRQILDSELDHLDISLKDAEKLLLPRYNFNTLDELLAAIGGGDIRLNQMSNFLQSKLNKPSAEEEDREALQKLTQKTSNSVPRSKESGRVVVEGVGNLMHHIARCCQPIPGDDITGFITQGRGISIHRADCDQLADLMSHAPERIVDAVWGETYSSGYSLVVRVTANDRSGLLRDITTILANEKVNVLGVSSHSDTRKQLATIDMDIEIYNQQVLSRVIARLNQVPDIIDAKRLH; the protein is encoded by the coding sequence ATGGTTGCGGTAAGAAGTGCACATCTGAATACAGCTGGCGAGTTTGCGCTCGACCAATGGATCACCAGCCTGGGGATCTCCAACCAGCAGTCATGTGAGCGACTGGCCGATACCTGGCGATATTGCGAGACCGCGACTAAAAATCATCCTGATGCGGCACTGTTACTGTGGCGTGGCGTTGAGATGGTGGAAATCCTCTCAATGCTCAGTATGGACAACGAGACGCTGTGTGCTGCGCTGCTGTTCCCGCTGGCAGACGCTAATGTGGTGAGCGAAGAGGTGCTGGAAGAACAGCATGGCAAAGCCATTGTCTCGCTGGTTCACGGCGTACGCGATATGGACGCCATCCGTCAGTTAAAAGCCACCCACAATGATTCGATGGCCTCTGAGCAGGTCGATAACGTGCGCCGTATGCTGCTGGCGATGGTGGAAGATTTCCGCTGCGTGGTGATCAAGCTGGCTGAACGTATCGCTCATCTGCGCGAAGTGAAAGATGCGCCGGAAGATGAGCGCGTGCTGGCGGCTAAAGAGTGCACCAATATCTATGCGCCGCTGGCAAACCGTTTAGGTATCGGTCAGCTGAAATGGGAGCTGGAAGACTTCTGCTTCCGCTATCTGCATCCCGATGAATACAAACGCATTGCTAAACTGTTGCATGAACGCCGCATCGACCGCGAAGAATATATTGATACCTTCGTGCAGTCGCTGCGCACCGAAATTGTGAAAGAGGGTGTAAAAGCTGAAGTTTATGGCCGCCCGAAACATATCTACAGCATCTGGCGTAAGATGCAGAAAAAGTCGCTGGCGTTTGACGAGCTGTTTGATGTGCGAGCGGTGCGCATCGTCGCGGAGCGCTTACAGGATTGTTACGGTGCGCTGGGTATCGTCCACACCCTTTACCGCCATCTGCCCAGTGAGTTTGACGACTACGTCGCTAACCCGAAGCCAAACGGCTATCAGTCCATTCATACCGTGGTGCTGGGGCCAAAAGGTAAAACCGTTGAGATCCAGATCCGTACCCGCCAGATGCATGAAGATGCTGAACTGGGCGTGGCGGCGCACTGGAAATACAAAGAGGGAGCGGCGAGCGGCAGCGCCCGAGGTGCTTCCGGCCATGAGGAGCGCATTGCCTGGCTGCGTAAGCTGATTACCTGGCAGGAGGAGATGGCCGACTCCGGCGAGCTGCTCGACGAAGTACGCAGCCAGGTGTTCGACGACCGGGTGTATGTCTTTACTCCGAAAGGGGATGTGGTGGATCTGCCTGCTGGCTCCACGCCGCTCGATTTTGCCTACCATATTCACAGCGATATTGGTCACCGCTGCATCGGCGCGAAGATTGGCGGGCGCATTGTGCCGTTCACCTATCAGCTGCAAATGGGTGACCAGATCGACATCATCACTCAGAAACAGCCCAACCCAAGCCGCGACTGGCTGAACCCAAACCTGGGCTATGTCACTACCAGTCGCGGTCGCTCGAAAATTCATGCCTGGTTCCGTAAGCAGGATCGTGACAAGAACATTATTGCCGGGCGTCAGATCCTCGACAGCGAGCTGGATCATCTGGATATCAGTCTGAAGGATGCCGAGAAGCTGCTGCTGCCGCGCTATAACTTTAATACTCTCGACGAACTGCTGGCAGCGATTGGCGGTGGAGATATACGTCTTAACCAGATGAGTAACTTCCTTCAGTCGAAGCTGAATAAGCCAAGCGCTGAAGAGGAAGATCGTGAGGCGCTGCAAAAACTGACGCAGAAAACCTCCAACAGCGTACCGCGCAGTAAAGAGAGCGGCCGCGTAGTGGTGGAGGGTGTTGGTAATCTGATGCACCATATTGCGCGCTGCTGCCAGCCGATTCCCGGCGACGATATCACCGGGTTTATCACCCAGGGGCGCGGGATCTCGATTCACCGCGCCGACTGCGATCAGCTGGCAGATCTGATGTCGCATGCGCCGGAACGTATTGTCGATGCGGTGTGGGGAGAGACTTATTCCAGCGGTTATTCCTTAGTTGTACGCGTTACCGCCAACGACCGCAGCGGGCTGCTGCGCGATATCACCACTATTCTGGCTAATGAAAAGGTCAACGTGCTGGGAGTTTCCAGCCATAGCGACACCAGGAAACAGCTGGCAACTATTGATATGGATATTGAGATTTATAATCAGCAGGTGTTGAGCCGGGTGATTGCACGGCTTAACCAGGTTCCGGACATCATCGACGCCAAGAGATTGCATTGA
- the mazG gene encoding nucleoside triphosphate pyrophosphohydrolase, whose translation MTSLDRLLGIMKTLRDPEHGCPWDRQQTFASIAPYTLEETYEVIDAINRADFDDLRGELGDLLFQVVFYAQMAQEEGRFNFDDICNAISDKLERRHPHIFAGAQVSNSDEVLVNWEKIKSDERAGKAQHSALDDIPQALPALMRAYKIQKRCSNVGFDWNTIGPVLDKVHEEIDEVMHEAQQAVIDQDKLEEEIGDLLFATVNLSRHLGSKAETALQKANTKFERRFRQVEEIIAAQGLEMQQATLEQMEAAWQIVKSQE comes from the coding sequence ATGACTTCTCTCGATCGCCTGCTGGGCATCATGAAAACCCTGCGCGATCCGGAACACGGCTGTCCGTGGGATCGTCAGCAGACCTTTGCCTCCATTGCCCCTTATACCCTTGAAGAAACCTATGAAGTGATCGACGCCATCAACCGTGCCGACTTCGATGATCTGCGTGGTGAACTGGGCGATCTGCTGTTCCAGGTGGTGTTTTACGCCCAGATGGCGCAGGAAGAGGGGCGCTTTAACTTCGATGATATCTGTAACGCCATCAGCGACAAGCTGGAGCGCCGCCATCCGCATATCTTTGCCGGGGCGCAGGTCAGCAACAGTGATGAAGTGCTGGTGAACTGGGAAAAAATCAAAAGTGATGAGCGCGCCGGGAAAGCCCAGCACTCAGCGCTGGATGATATCCCGCAGGCATTACCGGCGCTGATGCGCGCCTATAAAATCCAGAAACGCTGTAGCAACGTGGGCTTTGACTGGAACACCATCGGCCCGGTACTGGACAAAGTGCATGAAGAGATTGATGAAGTCATGCATGAAGCGCAGCAGGCAGTTATCGACCAGGATAAGCTGGAAGAGGAGATTGGCGATCTGCTGTTTGCCACCGTCAATCTGTCGCGCCATCTGGGCAGTAAAGCCGAGACTGCATTGCAGAAAGCCAATACTAAGTTTGAACGCCGGTTCCGCCAGGTAGAAGAGATTATCGCCGCGCAGGGCCTGGAAATGCAGCAGGCGACTCTTGAGCAGATGGAAGCCGCATGGCAAATAGTCAAATCCCAGGAATAA
- the pyrG gene encoding glutamine hydrolyzing CTP synthase: protein MTTNYIFVTGGVVSSLGKGIAAASLAAILEARGLNVTIMKLDPYINVDPGTMSPTQHGEVYVTDDGAETDLDLGHYERFIRTKMSRRNNFTTGRIYSEVLRKERRGDYLGATIQVIPHITNAIKERIIEGGEGHDVVLVEIGGTVGDIESLPFLEAIRQMAVDVGREHTMYMHLTLVPYMAAAGEVKTKPTQHSVKELLSIGIQPDVLICRSDRAVPANERAKIALFCNVPEKAVISLKDVDSIYKIPGMLKSQGLDDFICKRFNLNAPEADLGEWEQVIYQEANPGGEVTIGMVGKYVELPDAYKSVIEALKHGGLKNRVTVNIKLIDSQDVETRGVEVLKNLDAILIPGGFGYRGVEGKLMTAQYARENNIPYLGICLGMQVALMEFARNVAHMEGANSTEFVPDCKYPVVALITEWRDEEGNVEQRTEQSDLGGTMRLGSQQCQLTDNSLVRKLYGSDTIVERHRHRYEVNNMLLKQIEAAGLRVAGRSGDDQLVEIIELPDHPWFVACQFHPEFTSTPRDGHPLFSGFVKAASEYQKRLAK from the coding sequence ATGACAACGAACTATATATTTGTGACCGGCGGGGTCGTTTCCTCTCTGGGTAAAGGCATTGCCGCAGCTTCCCTGGCCGCTATCCTTGAAGCGCGTGGTCTTAACGTGACCATCATGAAGCTGGACCCGTACATCAACGTGGATCCCGGCACCATGAGTCCAACCCAACACGGTGAGGTGTATGTCACCGATGATGGCGCGGAAACCGATCTGGATCTCGGTCACTACGAGCGTTTCATCCGTACTAAGATGAGCCGCCGTAATAACTTCACCACAGGCCGTATTTATTCAGAAGTCCTGCGCAAAGAGCGTCGTGGCGACTATCTGGGTGCGACCATTCAGGTGATCCCGCACATCACTAATGCCATCAAAGAACGCATCATTGAAGGTGGCGAAGGCCATGATGTCGTGCTGGTGGAAATTGGTGGCACCGTGGGTGACATCGAATCACTGCCGTTCCTTGAAGCGATCCGCCAGATGGCGGTTGACGTTGGCCGTGAGCACACCATGTATATGCACCTGACTCTGGTGCCGTATATGGCTGCTGCGGGTGAAGTGAAAACTAAGCCTACTCAGCATTCAGTGAAAGAGCTGCTGTCTATCGGTATTCAGCCGGATGTGCTGATCTGCCGTTCTGACCGCGCGGTTCCGGCAAACGAACGCGCTAAAATTGCGCTGTTCTGTAATGTGCCGGAAAAAGCCGTTATCTCACTGAAAGATGTCGACTCAATCTACAAAATTCCGGGCATGTTGAAATCGCAGGGCCTGGATGACTTTATCTGCAAACGCTTTAACCTGAATGCCCCGGAAGCCGATCTCGGCGAGTGGGAGCAGGTGATCTATCAGGAAGCGAATCCGGGTGGCGAAGTCACCATCGGCATGGTCGGCAAATATGTCGAACTGCCGGATGCCTATAAGTCTGTGATCGAAGCCCTGAAGCACGGTGGTCTGAAAAACCGTGTAACGGTGAATATCAAGCTGATCGATTCGCAGGACGTTGAAACCCGTGGTGTTGAAGTGCTGAAGAATCTGGATGCTATCCTTATTCCTGGTGGTTTCGGCTATCGTGGCGTTGAAGGCAAACTGATGACGGCGCAGTACGCCCGTGAAAACAATATCCCATATCTGGGCATCTGCCTGGGTATGCAGGTAGCGTTGATGGAATTTGCCCGTAACGTGGCGCATATGGAAGGGGCGAACTCAACTGAATTCGTACCTGACTGTAAGTATCCGGTTGTGGCGCTGATTACCGAATGGCGTGATGAAGAAGGCAACGTTGAGCAGCGTACTGAGCAGAGCGATTTGGGCGGCACCATGCGCCTGGGCAGCCAGCAGTGCCAGCTGACCGATAACAGCCTGGTGCGTAAGCTGTATGGTTCTGACACTATCGTTGAGCGCCACCGTCATCGTTATGAAGTCAACAATATGCTATTGAAGCAGATTGAAGCAGCAGGTTTACGTGTTGCAGGCCGCTCCGGGGATGACCAGCTGGTTGAGATTATTGAGCTTCCTGACCATCCATGGTTTGTTGCGTGTCAATTCCATCCGGAATTCACCTCAACACCTCGGGACGGGCACCCGCTGTTCAGTGGCTTTGTGAAAGCTGCCAGCGAGTACCAGAAGCGTTTGGCGAAATAA
- the eno gene encoding phosphopyruvate hydratase — protein sequence MSKIVKVIGREIIDSRGNPTVEAEVHLEGGFVGLAAAPSGASTGSREALELRDGDKSRFLGKGVTKAVAAVNGPIADAVTGKDAKDQANIDKIMIDLDGTENKSQFGANAILAVSLAAAKAAAAAKGMPLYEHIAELNGTPGKFSMPLPMMNIINGGEHADNNVDIQEFMIQPVGAKTLKEAVRMGSEVFHTLAKVLKSKGMGTAVGDEGGYAPNLGSNAEALAVIAEAVKEAGYVLGKDITLAMDCAASEFYKDGKYVLAGEGNKAFTSEEFTHFLEDLTKQYPIVSIEDGLDESDWAGFKYQTEVLGDKIQLVGDDLFVTNTKILKEGIDKGIANSILIKFNQIGSLTETLAAIKMAKDAGYTAVISHRSGETEDATIADLAVGTAAGQIKTGSMSRSDRVAKYNQLIRIEEALGNRAPFNGLKEVKGQ from the coding sequence ATGTCCAAAATCGTAAAAGTCATCGGTCGTGAAATCATCGACTCTCGTGGAAACCCGACCGTTGAAGCAGAAGTTCATCTGGAAGGCGGCTTTGTAGGTCTGGCAGCAGCGCCATCAGGTGCTTCTACAGGTTCTCGCGAAGCGCTGGAACTGCGTGACGGTGACAAATCTCGTTTCCTGGGTAAAGGCGTAACTAAAGCTGTTGCTGCTGTTAACGGCCCAATCGCTGACGCGGTAACCGGTAAAGATGCAAAAGACCAGGCCAATATCGATAAAATCATGATCGATCTGGACGGTACTGAGAACAAATCACAGTTTGGTGCTAACGCCATCCTGGCTGTTTCTCTGGCTGCTGCTAAAGCGGCTGCTGCTGCTAAAGGCATGCCACTGTACGAGCATATCGCTGAACTGAACGGCACCCCAGGCAAATTCTCTATGCCACTGCCAATGATGAACATCATCAACGGCGGCGAGCACGCAGACAACAACGTCGACATCCAGGAATTCATGATCCAGCCTGTTGGCGCGAAAACGCTGAAAGAAGCGGTTCGTATGGGTTCTGAAGTATTCCACACCCTGGCAAAAGTGCTGAAGTCTAAAGGTATGGGTACTGCTGTTGGTGACGAAGGTGGCTATGCGCCAAACCTGGGTTCTAACGCAGAAGCTCTGGCTGTTATCGCTGAAGCGGTAAAAGAAGCGGGCTACGTTCTGGGTAAAGACATCACCCTGGCGATGGACTGTGCAGCATCTGAATTCTACAAAGACGGTAAATATGTGCTGGCTGGCGAAGGCAACAAAGCCTTCACTTCTGAAGAGTTTACTCACTTCCTGGAAGACCTGACCAAACAGTACCCAATCGTTTCTATCGAAGACGGTCTGGACGAATCTGACTGGGCTGGCTTCAAATACCAGACCGAAGTGCTGGGCGACAAAATCCAGCTGGTGGGCGACGACCTGTTCGTTACTAACACCAAGATCCTGAAAGAAGGTATCGATAAAGGCATCGCTAACTCCATCCTGATCAAATTCAACCAGATCGGTTCTCTGACCGAAACTCTGGCTGCGATCAAAATGGCAAAAGACGCGGGCTACACTGCGGTGATCTCTCACCGTTCAGGTGAAACTGAAGATGCAACTATCGCTGACCTGGCGGTAGGTACTGCGGCTGGCCAGATCAAAACCGGTTCTATGAGCCGTTCTGACCGTGTTGCTAAGTACAACCAGCTGATCCGTATTGAAGAAGCGCTGGGCAACCGTGCGCCATTCAACGGCCTGAAAGAAGTTAAAGGTCAGTAA